The following coding sequences are from one Shewanella eurypsychrophilus window:
- a CDS encoding MBL fold metallo-hydrolase, with translation MKLTTLIIGLLIGGIMLATTQSNAGLVETTKISATHHLADGGYINTAKDFTEDTAILPLLLRYATEKRVDSLPKNAIPVIEQTANSLEQLPRDQDTVIRLGHSSIFIQIAGQRWLIDPVFSDRASPFSFAGPKRFHQTPISLNELPDIDGVIISHDHYDHLDKQTIKTLADKIAHFVVPLGVDNHLEKWGVSTDKITSLDWWQSVTIADVTLTATPTQHFSGRGLFDKNQTLWASYVIASPNSKLYFSGDSGYFDGFKEIGERFGPFDLTMVETGAYDKDWPTIHMTPEQSLQAHIDLKGRQMMPIHNGTFDLAFHSWYEPLERITALAATANVKLVTPIMGQVVALDTQVKSSQAWWREVMQTELLAAY, from the coding sequence ATGAAACTAACAACACTGATTATCGGCTTACTCATCGGAGGCATTATGCTCGCCACTACACAGTCAAACGCAGGTTTAGTCGAAACAACAAAGATTTCTGCCACCCATCACCTGGCAGATGGTGGTTACATTAATACGGCTAAAGACTTCACAGAAGACACTGCGATTCTTCCTCTGTTGCTACGTTATGCAACAGAGAAACGTGTAGACTCACTACCTAAAAATGCAATTCCTGTCATTGAACAAACGGCTAACTCTCTAGAACAACTCCCGCGAGACCAAGATACCGTTATCAGGCTTGGACATTCGAGTATTTTCATCCAGATAGCGGGACAGAGATGGCTTATCGATCCAGTATTCAGCGACAGAGCCTCGCCTTTTAGTTTTGCAGGGCCTAAACGCTTCCACCAAACACCCATTTCACTTAATGAATTGCCTGATATCGATGGGGTGATTATCTCTCATGATCACTATGATCACCTCGACAAACAGACCATCAAGACCTTAGCCGATAAGATCGCCCATTTTGTCGTTCCTCTTGGCGTAGACAATCATCTTGAAAAATGGGGGGTCAGCACGGATAAAATCACCAGCCTAGATTGGTGGCAATCGGTAACAATTGCTGATGTCACCTTGACTGCAACCCCTACTCAACATTTTTCTGGACGTGGACTCTTTGACAAAAACCAGACCCTGTGGGCCTCCTATGTCATAGCCTCGCCAAACAGTAAGCTATATTTCAGTGGCGACTCTGGCTACTTCGATGGCTTTAAAGAGATAGGCGAACGCTTCGGGCCGTTCGATCTCACTATGGTCGAAACTGGTGCCTATGACAAAGATTGGCCGACCATCCATATGACTCCAGAGCAAAGCCTGCAAGCTCATATTGACCTTAAAGGCCGCCAGATGATGCCGATACATAACGGCACTTTCGATCTGGCATTTCATAGTTGGTATGAACCCTTAGAGCGGATCACGGCCTTAGCTGCAACAGCAAATGTTAAACTTGTGACTCCCATAATGGGACAGGTTGTAGCACTTGATACCCAAGTTAAATCTAGTCAGGCTTGGTGGCGAGAGGTGATGCAAACTGAGTTGTTAGCTGCATATTAA